The Pogoniulus pusillus isolate bPogPus1 chromosome 28, bPogPus1.pri, whole genome shotgun sequence genome has a segment encoding these proteins:
- the TMEM196 gene encoding transmembrane protein 196 isoform X6: MILFSACCICGLIGGILNFQFLRALTKKSSALYSLHLASMSLACIGIGGCTLSSWLTCRLASYEQRRMFSEREHSLHHSHEMAEKRLRGIEITDLPSCPVVPPTPELPPRK, from the exons ATGATACTTTTCTCTGCCTGTTGCATCTGTGGACTAATCGGAGGGATCTTAAATTTTCAATTTCTTCGTGCTCTGACAAAGAAGTCGTCTGCTCTCTATTCTTTGCATCTTGCCTCCATGTCTCTTGCATGCATTGGAATTGGTGGTTGCACCCTTTCTTCATGGCTCACTTGTCGGCTAGCCAGCTATGAACAAAGGCGAATGTTCTCAGAAAGAGAACATTCATTGCATCACTCCCATGAAATGGCAGAAAAA AGATTGAGGGGTATTGAAATAACCGACCTGCCCAGCTGCCCGGTGGTTCCCCCGACACCAGAGTTACCTCCAAG GAAATGA